Below is a window of Dietzia timorensis DNA.
GCCCGTGCCCCGCGATTTAGCTGGGCACGGGCGGCGCCGTTGTCTCTATGTACGCTCGCGCGCGTTGCGCGAGGACGCGACGTCGTCGACTACGACGACGATGTGCCGCACGCTGGTGATCAGGGAACCGTACAGCGTCCAGGACATCGGATCGATTTCCTCGTTCTTGGCCATAGTCGCCGACAGATCGGTGAGGCGATCGTAAAGCGGGCTGACATCCGCATCCGGATCAGAGATAGCCCGTCCGGCGTCCCCGACGATATTCGCCCATTGCGAGCGGAATCGCTCGTCCCAGTTTCTGTACCCCTGCGTGGCCTCGCGGAGAGTTCGTGCCAGGTGGAGAAGGTGCGAAACGCCCTCGTTCGCCCGCGTAAGAATATCTTCGTATCCAGCGACCGATCGCGAATCCTTGGGGGTGCCGGCGCGCGTGGCCGGCCCGAACGCGCCGGAGCGCATGCGGGGATTCCCCCTCCGCGATTCCCGCGCGTAATAGACCACCTCCCACGCCGAGTCCAGCTCGGAGGCGATGGATTCGCATTCCTCGAACCACGTATCCGCCTTGTCCGTCTCCCACGATTTGGAGAACTCCTCGGCGACGCTCACGAGAACCTTGCCCATGCGTTCGTTGACATTGTCGACATACCTTGCTGCTTGTTTTTCTCTCAGCGGTGGGATGATCACCAGGTTGACCAGAACGCCGGCTCCCACGCCGACAGCCACTTCGAATATGCGGTCGATCAGCAGTGGAGCTTGTTCACCGAAGCCGCTTCCGAGAACGAAGATGGCCGTCGTGGCGATCGCTATCCCCTCTTCGCGAAGCCACGATAGTCGCGCGGCAGCGACACCGATCAAGATCGCCAGAGCGAAGCTCCACAAGCTGACGCCGAGGTAGTGCCCCACGAGGAACGACAGCGCGACGCCGAGCACTGAGGCCACCATGGTCTGCACGCCGCGAACGAGTGACCGGTGCACTGTCGCATGAACCGTGAGCAGCGCCGTCCAGGGCGCCAGGAACGGCAACGACGACTCGAGCAGGGTTACGGCGATCCACCACGCGGCGGCGGCAGCCACGACGGTCTTGAGAATCTGGATGAGGTCGGTGGTGAACTCCGGCCTGCGCCAGAGCGGTTCGCGTTCGTGTATGCGCCCGCCGTTCAAGGACCTCATGCGTTGCCCGAAGTCTCCGATCCCGCTGTGCGGTCGGGGAAAAACCCATCGGGAAACTCCGCCTTGAGCGCGGCATGCTGTCCCGTCGAGGCAGATTCGGCAAGGAGCTCGAGCGTGGCGCGTACGATCCGCTCAGTCTCTTCTCCATGCGCGGTCCCGTGTAGGGCCGAAGCACGGCCGAGGAAGCTGCGAAGATTCGGCGCCGCCGTCAGGTCGGTGACTTTCCGTTTCTGTCGCGTGTGAGCGCTCTCGGCCTGAGAGGCGATTTCACCTGCAACTTTACGAGAAGTTCTCGAACCGATGTCTTGTGCCACAAAGAGTTCCGTTCCCCTCGGCATTTCGGGATTCAATTCTGCGTCGGGACCGATTTCGGAGTTCATCATCCACCCCTCTGAGACATCTTTCGACCTCGCCGCGTCGAACACGGCGCGATCCGTACGTCACCACCGTAGACCGACGACAGATGTAGTTCTTCACCCTTAAGGGTGAAGTTTTGACGCCGACGCTGCCCTAGCGTGAGGCGTAGTCAGCCCCTTCGGGAGCTGAAACAAATGGTGCGAGGATCGTCCCGTCTGTCGGTGTGGGCGTTTCTCCTCGCTCGATGAGCATGCGCGACAAGGAAAGTAAGTCGACAGCACAAGCGGAAAGGTTCAATGCAGACACACGATTCACCAGACCGCGGCAGCGACAACTCGCATCTGCAGGTCAATGATTCCCGGATCGACTTCTACCCGACGCGCTCGTCTGCGAAACGGGACCACCTCGGCCGCATGGCATGGAAAGAGCGTTCGGTGCCGACGGTGTGGGCAGACGAAGATTCTCGGTTCTCTCCGCCAACGGGCTTCGACGTTTCGGGGCATAGTAAACGCGGGTACACCATTCAACCCGGACTCTTGACCCCGGCGGAAGTACAGAAGTATTGGTCGGAGCTCAACCGCCTCATCGCCCGGTCGTCCGATACCGACGATCCGCGGGTGATCCGGGAACCCGGCTCCGGGGACGTCCGCTCGATCTTCGACGTTCACAAGACCTCCGCGGACATCGCCGCGCTCGCAGTGGACCCGCGAGTGCTCGAAACCGCACGATTCCTCCTCGGTTCCGAGGTATACCTCCACCAGAGCCGCATCAACTTCATGCCCGGGTTCGCAGGTAGCGGATTCTACTGGCACTCGGATTTCGAAACCTGGCACGCCGAAGACGGGCTACCGTCCCCCCGCGCCGTCAGCCTATCGATAGCACTGACGGACAACTACGCGTTCAACGGTGGACTGATGGTTGTCCCCGGGTCGCACCGATACTTCATTCCAGGCCAAGGAAACACGCCCGACAACAACGTGGAAACCTCTCTCGTTCGCCAAGAGGTCGGCACTCCGGCTCAAGATGACGTCACCGAATTGACCGCAGAGCTCGGTATCGACCAGTTCACCGGAGCCGCAGGAGCTGGCTTATGGTTCGATTCGAACATCATGCACGGTTCCGGCAACAACATCACTCCCTACCCTCGCTCGAACATTTTCTTGGTATTCAATAGCGTTGCCAATGCGCCGCAAGAACCGTTCGAAAGCACCTCGCGTCGACCCGAACATATCGCGGCAACCGAGGTCGATCCGCTCCGTCGGTAGCCGCCCTGATCGCGACGGTCTCCGCATGGGGACGGTTGCATAGCGAGCCCCGGGGCAGAGCCCACGCCGCACCGTTTTTTCCGTCTTCCCACACGTAGGATTTCTGTATGAGTGCGATCAGAGTGGCCCTCGTCAACGACTACGACATCGTCGTGCAAGGCCTCAGGGCAATGTTGCGACGCTACGAGGGTCGAATCGAGTTCGTGGAATTGAGCGTTGATAATCACGTCGACTCGTGCGCTGATATCGCTCTCTACGATTCGTTCGCGAGCCCACGTTCGTCCCCCCAACGTTCGGCGGCGATAGCGGACAATTCTCGTGTCGGGAAGGCGGTGCTCTATTCGTGGGAAATCGGTCAGTCGGAGATCGCTGAGGCTCTAGCGAGAGGTGTCGCCGGATACATTTCCAAGACCACGCCGGCACACCAGATGGTCGAGGCGATCGAGGCTATCCACCGCGGCGACGAGCCCGTCCACAATCCCCCTGGCAGGCTGCAGGCGAACTACGGCGATTGGCCGGGCCGGGAAGAGGGTCTCACCCAACGTGAAGCTGAGATCCTCGCCTTGATCACCCAGGGGTTCAGCAACGAAGAAATCGCCCGGCACGCCAATATCACCATCAACTCGGTCAAAACGTACATCCGCAGCTGCTACCGAAGGATTGGGGTGTCCCGGCGCGCCCAGGCAGTTCTGTGGGGCGTACAACACGGGTTCCTTCCCGACCGAGTCGAGGATGAAAAGGTGAGGGAATCGTGACCGTCTCCCGACCTTTCCCGGCGAATACCTTGACCCGATGAAAGGGGCGCTGAAGTAAACTTCCATCGCAACGACGAGGCTCCGGGAGTTACATGAAGCGATATCGGCCCGGCGAGAAAGCTCTCGCCATGGCGCTCGCAGGCTCCGCCGGCTTCGCGGATTCGGTGGGCTTCATGTTCTTCGGCGGTGTTTTTCTGTCGTTTATGTCCGGCAACACCACGCGCATCGCGGTGTCCGGCATCGAGGGGCAGACCGACCTCATGTGGCTATCAGTGCGCTGCGTCGCGCTGTTCGTCGTCGGCGTCATGCTCGGCACCGTGGTCCACCGTGTCACTACCCAACGGTTCAATCTGTACCGCGCACGCGAGGCGGTCCTGGCATTCGTTTCGCTGCTCATGCTGTCGTCCTCACTCCTCCACGCCTTCGGCCCGGATTTGGTCGCGATGCTCATCATTTCGCTCGCGATCGGCGCTCTCAACTCCGCGTTCGAGCGCAGCGGCGAGGTCGCAGTACCCCTCACATACGTGACAGGCACGCTGGTCAAAGCAGCGCAGCGTTTCGTCGACTCATTCTTCGGTGGCGACAAGACCGCGTGGGTCTATCCACTGCTCATGTGGGTATGCCTCGCGGTCGGCGGCGGGCTCGGCGCGGCTTCGTTCCACAATTTCGGCCTCGACGCCCTCTACATCCTCACCGCCTGGCTCGTTGCGGCGACCGTCGTCAACCAACTCAAGCGCGAGCGCCGCCGCAAGCTCGGCCTTCCGCTCTAGGCCCGGGACTTTTTCACGCGCGGCTGCGTTGTCCTAGGGGAAGCAGAAATCCCCAGCCCGAAGGTGCCACCATGACTACGCCCGTAGAGTCCCCCGTCTCCCCGCAGCCGCTCATCGAGATCGACGTGTGGACCGATGTCGTCTGCCCGTGGTGCTACATCGGAGAGGGGCGCCTGTTCGAGGCGATAGAGGCCGAAGGCCTCTCCGACAAGGTGCGCCTGCGTGCCCGCTCCTTCGAACTCGACCCGACCTCGCCCGCCGAGGTCACCCAAACCTCGACCGAGATGCTCGCCGCCAAGATGGGTGTGTCGAATGACGTCGCACGTGCCAAGGAAGGCGAAGTCGCCGCGCTCGCCGAGGAACTCGGTCGCGATTTCGCCATCGACCGGCCCTTCGCGAACACGCGCGCGATCCACCGGGTGATGCAAGCCATCAACGCCGCCCACCCCGGCGACGACGGCGCCACCGGCACCGCGTTCTTCCTCGACCTCCAGCGCGGTTACTTCTCCGGCACCCTCAACCCGTTCGAGGAGGCCAACATCCTCACCGCCGCCTCCGCACATGGCCTTTCGGAGGACGCAGCCCGCGAGGCCCTCACCTCCCAGGAGTCTGACGCCGTGGTCGAGCAGGAAATCCAGGCCGCACGCCAGATGGGCGCCGGCGGAGTTCCGTTCTTCGTGTTCAATGGCAAGTTCGCAGCGCCCGGCGCCCTACCGACGGACACCTTCCGCAAGGCGCTGCGCCAGGTCGCAGCCAATTCCGAGGGCACCGCCAACACGGAAGGATCCCACGCATGAACAACCCTGCTTCCGAGTCCACTGATCCAGCGAGCCAAGCCGCACAGCAACCTACCGCTGCCCTCACCTCGTTCACCGAGCTCCTCGGCCTCGATGACGGCACCGGCACGGTTTGCACGCCAGACGGATACTGCAGCTAGAGTTCCTGCGCTGCTCGCATCGCCTTGTGTCGCTTCCGCACCTTCTTCACGACGAAAACTATGAGAGCAAAGAACGGAACTCCAACGATTCCGTAGGAAATTGCCGCGAGCGCAGCCCAAAACAAGGTGGCAAGAGGAACGTTTATCAAGTCGTGTAGCAGGAACGCAGGTTCCGGGGGCTCGCTGAGCATCATCAACGTGAATGCGGCACCGACAATCCACAAACAGAACAAGGCCCAATAGAGCGCTCCCCACGCTAACGAATCGCCGAAATCTCGCATTAGCCGAGCCTCCAGACATTGCCGCTCGTAGACAGTGACTACAGAACGCCACGAATAATTGCTTCACCGAAATGAGTAACCGCGCCTCGGGAATGTTCCCGGGGCGCGGTTATCCAATGCGGTGTCAATGCCGCAGCAAGCCAAGCAAACTTACTTCACGTGCGCCTTACGCAGCGTGACCTTGTTGATCTTGCCCGTCGCGGTCTTCGGCAGCTCGTCGACGAATACGTAGTCCTCGGGGATCCAGAACTTCGCAACCTTGTCCTTCAGGTACTCGCGAATCGTGTCCGGCGTCGGATTGTGCCCCTCCGCCGGTACCACGATGCCCACCGGGCGCTCGTCCCACTTGGGGTCCGGTCGGCCGATCACGGCAGCCTCCGCCACGTCCGGCGCAGCCGCGATCCAGTTCTCGAGCTCCGCCGAGGAAATCCACTCGCCGCCCGTCTTGATCAGGTCCTTGGTGCGGTCGACGATCGTGATGTTGCCGTGAGAGTCGATCGTCGCGACGTCGCCCGTCTTGAGCCAGCCATCCTCGGTGAAGGATCCGGAGTTCTCCACGCCGTAGTAGCCGGACGCGATCGTCGCGCCGCGGCACTGCAGCTCGCCCGTGGATTCGCCGTCCTGGGCGACGATCTCGCCGAACTCGTCGACGATGCGCACGCGGACGATGGGAATCGTGATCCCGGCGAGCGCGAGCATCTCGACCTTCTCATCATCGGAGGCGTCCTGCCGGTCCGATGGGATGTGGCCGGTCGACACGAGCGGACTCGTCTCCGTCATGCCCCACGCGTTCGACAGCGGAACGCCGATCTCGCGCTGGTAGTCGCGCGACAGCTCGACGGGGATCGGCGCCCCACCGGACACGAGGCGACGAAGCTTCGGAAGCGACTTGCCCTGCACGTGCGGGAAGATACCGCGCCACAGCGTTGGCACAGCGAGGCCGATCGAGCACTCGTCCTCGACAAGTGCCTTCGCGAGCAGGTCCGGGGTCATCGCGTTGCCCGGCAGCACGAGGTCCGCGCCGCACATCATCGCGGCATACGGCACACCCCACGAGTTGACGTGGAACATCGGGACGATCCCGAGGACGCGGTCCGCCTCGGAGATCGCAAGAGTATCGGCGAATTGGATGGCCATCGCGTGGAGGAACATCGAACGGTGGTCGTACAGCACGCCCTTGGGGCGCCCGGTAGTGCCGGAGGTGTAGCACATCGCCGAGGCCTGCCGCTCGTCCGGAACGTCGAAGTCCATGACCGGCGAGGCGTCCGCGAGCAGCGTCTCGTAATCGTGGAAGCGATCGTCGCCCTCGGGGGTTTCCGGCCCCACGCCGTCATCCATAACAACGATGTGGCGAACGGTGGGAATCTTGTCGAGAATCGGCAACAGCGCACCGAGAATCGAGCGATCGATGAAGATCGTGTCGTCCTCGGCATCACCGACGATGTACTCGATGTCCTCGGCGAACAGGCGATGGTTGACGGTATGCAGGATGCGGTTCGAGCACGGCACCGCCATGTACAGCTCGAGGTGGCGGTGGGTGTTCCACGCGAACGTCGCGACGCGCGCCTGGTTCGGCACCTCAAGGGTGTCGAGCACACCGGCGAGGCGGCGGATGCGATCGGCGACCTCGCCGTAGGTGATCGTCGTGCTCTCGCCGGTGATCGAGTGGGTCTTCACCTGCTTGTGCGCGAAGCGCGTCTCGATGCCGTCCATGATGATCGGAAGGCTGAGCGGGACGTCCTGCATGAGTCCTTGCATGGGAAGAAACCTTTCACTCGGGTTCACTTTCGCCGCGTATCGCGGCCCTAATCGCGTATGACGGCGGAGTGATCTAGACCACTAAGTCGCCGCTACACCTCAGGTTAGCCGCGCCGCGAAACCGGTGTCACCCGGGATCGGCAAAACTTGAGGGACTCTCAGCTTTACGCACAAATGTGAACTACGACTGTCCGTTTTCTGGACACTCGCGCCCTGCCCATCGGCCGATGTCTAGAACGACCTAGTGTGGTTCCCATCACTACTCTCCGCCTGCTTCAAGGGACGAAGCAGCGTCGACGAAAGGACGATCAATGAGAATCGACCTGACCGTGGTCGCGATTCCCGCCTATGTTGGCGCGATGGCGGCAGAGTACGCGTGGCAGAAGCGGAACCCGAGAGTCGCCGGAACCCGCGCGGGCGATTACGAGTTCAAGGACACCATGGCGAGCTTGTCGATGGGCCTCGGCAGTCTCCTCGCCCCGCACGTGTCGAAGGCACTGTTCGGTTCGCTGTCCGGGCGCGGGCGGGCCGCCACGGCGGCACTCGGTCTCGCGGTGGGCTCGGGCGCGGTCGCCACGGTAGTCGACGTTCTCCGCCGTCATCGCCGGGGCGAACTTCCCGAGGCGGGCGTGGTCCCCGAGCCGCGCCCTACCCCAACCGCCTATGACGCCGGAGCCGCTCAGCATCAAGGCCCCGCCGAGCTTCCGCCGGTCCTGAATAGTATCGGCCGGGCGGCCGCCGTATCGTCGGTCGCGACCACCGCGCTCGTCGTGGCCACGGAGTGGGGCGCATCCACGGCGAGCAAGAAGATCTTCGGACGAACCGGGCGCGACCTGGGCTCCGGCACCCTCGCCTACGTGGTCGCGGTACTCGGCTGGGACTTTATCTACTACTGGAACCACCGACTCTCGCACGAGGTTCGCTGGTTGTGGGCGGTGCATTCGGTGCACCACTCGAGCGAGCGCTACAACCTTTCGACCGCGTTACGGCAACCGTGGGGCGAGGCACTCACCTTGTTCGTCCCGTATTCCGTGCTCGCATCGATCGGCGTGCGCCCGCGAGTGCTCGCCGACGCACGGGCGATTAACCTGATCTATCAGTTCTGGGTCCACACCGAGGCGATCGACAAGCTCGGCCCGTTCGAGCGGATATTCAACACCCCGTCGCACCACCGCGCACACCACGGTTCCAACGCCGAGTATCTCGACCAGAACCATGGCAGCATCCTCATCGTGTGGGACAAGCTTTTCGGCACGTTCGAGCCGGAGGATGCGCGGGTCGTCTATGGGCTGACGAAAAACATCGACACCTTCAACCCGGTACGGGTGTTCGGCACGGAGTGGATTGCGATCGCGCGCGATGTCGCGGCATCGGAGTCGTGGCGCGAACGCTGGTCGTTCCTGCTGCGCGGTCCGGGCTGGGCTTACGACAACCGCCGGTCCACGGGATAGCCGGGCTCCTAGGCCCCGAAGTGGTTTTCCGGCTAACCGCCGACAGTGACCGCCTCGAACACGACGATCCAGATGGCGATGTGGTGCAGCCCGGCGGCGACGATCGTCGCGGCGTGGAACACCTCGTGGAAGCCGAACCAGCGCTCGCTGGGGTTCGGCCACTTGAGCGCATAGCCGAGCGCGCCCAGCGAATAAATTGCGCCACCGACGAGGATCAGCACCATCGCCGGGACCGTTAGCCCCTCGATGAGTCCGCCGAGGTCGAACACGGCGATCCAGCCGAGCACGAGGTAGACGGTGACCGACAGCCACCTTGGGTGGTCGATCCACACCACATTGAGTGCGACGGCGAGCAGTGCCGCGATCCAGCACACCCCGAGAATGATGAACCGCTGCGGGCTGTCGGAAGCTCCGATAAAGACCGGTGTGTAGGTGCCTGCGATAAACACGGCAATAGCGGCGTGGTCGGCGCGGCGCCAGGCGACTACGGCGCGTTCACTGCGCCAGGGGAATCGGTGATACGTCGCGGAGGTGGCGAGCATTCCGACGAGGCACAGCGAATATATGACGACGGCGAACGTCAGCCACGAGGCCCGAGACGTCGCGGCGGTGAAGGCGACGAGCGCGGAGCCGGAACCACCGAAGAACCATGCGGCTTCGGAGTGCAGATGCCCGCGCAATTGGGGCCTTGGCCCTCGGTCGAACACGGGTGGCTTGAAACGGGATTTCACTGCACTCCTTCCACGCCGAGGTCGTTGCGTACGCTATTCGATTTTGCCACCGCGGGACCGTACGCGGGGCGAAAGGTGACAGGAAAGACCGAACGCGGCCTCGCCGGGTGGCGAGGCCGCGTTCGCGTTCTGGGCAACGGTGACCGACGTTCTAGTCGTTGTTGAAGATCGCGAGGAGGCGGAGGATCTCGGTGTAGAGCCAGACGATGGTCACGGCGAGGCCGAGGGCAACGCCCCACGCCATCTTCGCGGGCGCGCCGGCGCGAACGAGCTTGTCGGCGTTGTCGAAGTCCATGAGGAACGAGAACGCCGCGAGACCGATGCACACGAGCGAGAAGATGATCGCGATCGGTCCACCATCACGCAGCGGGTTGAAGTCGAAGAACATCGCTGCGACGAAGTTGATCAGCGCCATGAGTGCGACGCCGATGATGGCGGCGGTCATGAAACGGGTGAACCGCGGGGTCACGCGAATCGCACCGGTCTTGTACACGAACAGCATGCCAGCGAACACCGCGATCGAGGCGATGATCGCCTGGAACACGAGCGTAGGGATAGACGCCCCGGCGACGCCGTACGCGGACGGGATCACCAGCGAGAACGCGCCGACGAAGAGGCCTTCGAACGCGGCGTAGATCAGGGTGACAGGCGCGGAACCCATCTTCTTGCCGAACGTCGCGACTAGCACGGTGATGAACCCGCCGATACCGCCGACGAGAAGGAACGGAATGGCGAGGCCGGGGTTATTCTGCGAAAGGAAGAACGCGACCGCGCCAAGCGCGACGATAATGCCGAGAGTCATCGCCGACTTGGTGACGACGTCGTCGATCGTCATCGGCCGCTCGCCGGCGGGCGCCTGCTGCTGGTAATCCTGTTCGTAGCCCTGGCGGAAGGCCGCCTGCTGCGCGAACTGCTGCCCCTGCGCAAAGCCCTGGTAACCGCCCTGCTGGCCCTGCTGACCAAAGCCGCCCTGGCCGCCGCGCTGCGCGGTGCCGATGCCGCCGCGCTGCACCTGCTCGTTCATGTTGTTGAATACTGGATTCGAGCTTCCGAGCACTGTTCTGCCTTCCCTAGACGAGATTTATTGTCGATCTATACGTACTGATGACCAATCTACGTTCATTAGAACGACCTAAGGCGCCCAGAAGTTCCCGCGACGGGCCACCTATTCGAGAATTGCTCATTGCATTCCCTGCCCCAGTCGATCTAGAGACCATCGTGTGACCGCTAATCCTCCTTATGACCCTGTTCGTCGAGGACTTCGGCCTCAAGAAATTCGTGCACGTCCGCAGGAACGGTCTTCATTTCCTTTAATACGTCCGCGAAGGTGATTCGTGTCGCTTTGACAGCGCCTCGTCCGAAAAGGTGATTGCCACCCGCCCCGATTGCAGCACCGAAACCGAACGGCGCAATCTTCCCGATAACCAGAATGCCTTGCTTAGATCCGTACTTCGTGACGAAATTTCGTCCAAGCACCTTGTTAAGTTGTTTGATACTTGAAGTCGGCACCTTCTTTGTCGCCAATTTCCCCCAATGCGCTCCCGTGCGCTCCGCTGCCTTACTCACGGCGCCTGAACTAGACCCACCGAGAAGGACGGCAAGTACCAATGCCCGCACATGGTCAGAATCCGCGACATCGACTTCGAGGAGGCGTGCAACCGACTGCACGTGTACGGCTGTAAGACCCATGAATGCCGTCGTGTCACCGACTGCAGTTCCTAATGCAGCCACGGTTCCGACACCCGGCACCGCCGCCGTCCCGCCTGTTGCCGCTCCAATAGCCGTCACTTCGGACAAGAATCGTCGTTCCAGTTTCGAGACGAGCTCAACCGGCGATTTGTCCGGGTTCTTTTCACGAAGATTCTTAACTTGTTTGTCTGCTAGGACACCCGATCCTGCAAACGCCTTGTCAAATAGTGAGAGCAATGATGCGCTTTGCGCTATAGACGAGGCGGACTGCTGTGCGGCCTTGCCGGCCGAGTTCGCCCGGTCGGCAAGTACAGCCAACCTTCCCCTGGACTTTTCAGACGGCGCTGCTTGCTCTGAGTCGCCCTGTTCCGAACCCCTGGATTCCTGATTCCCCATGCCAATTCCCCATATTGATACAGCCCTACAGCCTTCTGCCTGCGTTGCTTCGTCGAATGGATGCTAGCGCATCGAGGCTGGATCAGGACGTACTCTATAGCTGAAATCGTTTCGTGCGCATTCGGTCTAGTTTCAACGCAAGCGCGGTGCGGTCGGGAGTTTCGAGCTTCCTCATGACCGTGGACACGTAGTTTTTCACCGTTCCGGGTGCGAGGTGCAGCCGCTCCGCGATGTCCGCATTGGTGAGTCCGTCG
It encodes the following:
- a CDS encoding FUSC family protein translates to MRSLNGGRIHEREPLWRRPEFTTDLIQILKTVVAAAAAWWIAVTLLESSLPFLAPWTALLTVHATVHRSLVRGVQTMVASVLGVALSFLVGHYLGVSLWSFALAILIGVAAARLSWLREEGIAIATTAIFVLGSGFGEQAPLLIDRIFEVAVGVGAGVLVNLVIIPPLREKQAARYVDNVNERMGKVLVSVAEEFSKSWETDKADTWFEECESIASELDSAWEVVYYARESRRGNPRMRSGAFGPATRAGTPKDSRSVAGYEDILTRANEGVSHLLHLARTLREATQGYRNWDERFRSQWANIVGDAGRAISDPDADVSPLYDRLTDLSATMAKNEEIDPMSWTLYGSLITSVRHIVVVVDDVASSRNARERT
- the thpD gene encoding ectoine hydroxylase produces the protein MQTHDSPDRGSDNSHLQVNDSRIDFYPTRSSAKRDHLGRMAWKERSVPTVWADEDSRFSPPTGFDVSGHSKRGYTIQPGLLTPAEVQKYWSELNRLIARSSDTDDPRVIREPGSGDVRSIFDVHKTSADIAALAVDPRVLETARFLLGSEVYLHQSRINFMPGFAGSGFYWHSDFETWHAEDGLPSPRAVSLSIALTDNYAFNGGLMVVPGSHRYFIPGQGNTPDNNVETSLVRQEVGTPAQDDVTELTAELGIDQFTGAAGAGLWFDSNIMHGSGNNITPYPRSNIFLVFNSVANAPQEPFESTSRRPEHIAATEVDPLRR
- a CDS encoding helix-turn-helix transcriptional regulator encodes the protein MSAIRVALVNDYDIVVQGLRAMLRRYEGRIEFVELSVDNHVDSCADIALYDSFASPRSSPQRSAAIADNSRVGKAVLYSWEIGQSEIAEALARGVAGYISKTTPAHQMVEAIEAIHRGDEPVHNPPGRLQANYGDWPGREEGLTQREAEILALITQGFSNEEIARHANITINSVKTYIRSCYRRIGVSRRAQAVLWGVQHGFLPDRVEDEKVRES
- a CDS encoding YoaK family protein; amino-acid sequence: MKRYRPGEKALAMALAGSAGFADSVGFMFFGGVFLSFMSGNTTRIAVSGIEGQTDLMWLSVRCVALFVVGVMLGTVVHRVTTQRFNLYRAREAVLAFVSLLMLSSSLLHAFGPDLVAMLIISLAIGALNSAFERSGEVAVPLTYVTGTLVKAAQRFVDSFFGGDKTAWVYPLLMWVCLAVGGGLGAASFHNFGLDALYILTAWLVAATVVNQLKRERRRKLGLPL
- a CDS encoding DsbA family oxidoreductase; translation: MTTPVESPVSPQPLIEIDVWTDVVCPWCYIGEGRLFEAIEAEGLSDKVRLRARSFELDPTSPAEVTQTSTEMLAAKMGVSNDVARAKEGEVAALAEELGRDFAIDRPFANTRAIHRVMQAINAAHPGDDGATGTAFFLDLQRGYFSGTLNPFEEANILTAASAHGLSEDAAREALTSQESDAVVEQEIQAARQMGAGGVPFFVFNGKFAAPGALPTDTFRKALRQVAANSEGTANTEGSHA
- a CDS encoding long-chain fatty acid--CoA ligase, coding for MQGLMQDVPLSLPIIMDGIETRFAHKQVKTHSITGESTTITYGEVADRIRRLAGVLDTLEVPNQARVATFAWNTHRHLELYMAVPCSNRILHTVNHRLFAEDIEYIVGDAEDDTIFIDRSILGALLPILDKIPTVRHIVVMDDGVGPETPEGDDRFHDYETLLADASPVMDFDVPDERQASAMCYTSGTTGRPKGVLYDHRSMFLHAMAIQFADTLAISEADRVLGIVPMFHVNSWGVPYAAMMCGADLVLPGNAMTPDLLAKALVEDECSIGLAVPTLWRGIFPHVQGKSLPKLRRLVSGGAPIPVELSRDYQREIGVPLSNAWGMTETSPLVSTGHIPSDRQDASDDEKVEMLALAGITIPIVRVRIVDEFGEIVAQDGESTGELQCRGATIASGYYGVENSGSFTEDGWLKTGDVATIDSHGNITIVDRTKDLIKTGGEWISSAELENWIAAAPDVAEAAVIGRPDPKWDERPVGIVVPAEGHNPTPDTIREYLKDKVAKFWIPEDYVFVDELPKTATGKINKVTLRKAHVK
- a CDS encoding sterol desaturase family protein, coding for MRIDLTVVAIPAYVGAMAAEYAWQKRNPRVAGTRAGDYEFKDTMASLSMGLGSLLAPHVSKALFGSLSGRGRAATAALGLAVGSGAVATVVDVLRRHRRGELPEAGVVPEPRPTPTAYDAGAAQHQGPAELPPVLNSIGRAAAVSSVATTALVVATEWGASTASKKIFGRTGRDLGSGTLAYVVAVLGWDFIYYWNHRLSHEVRWLWAVHSVHHSSERYNLSTALRQPWGEALTLFVPYSVLASIGVRPRVLADARAINLIYQFWVHTEAIDKLGPFERIFNTPSHHRAHHGSNAEYLDQNHGSILIVWDKLFGTFEPEDARVVYGLTKNIDTFNPVRVFGTEWIAIARDVAASESWRERWSFLLRGPGWAYDNRRSTG
- the trhA gene encoding PAQR family membrane homeostasis protein TrhA — encoded protein: MKSRFKPPVFDRGPRPQLRGHLHSEAAWFFGGSGSALVAFTAATSRASWLTFAVVIYSLCLVGMLATSATYHRFPWRSERAVVAWRRADHAAIAVFIAGTYTPVFIGASDSPQRFIILGVCWIAALLAVALNVVWIDHPRWLSVTVYLVLGWIAVFDLGGLIEGLTVPAMVLILVGGAIYSLGALGYALKWPNPSERWFGFHEVFHAATIVAAGLHHIAIWIVVFEAVTVGG
- a CDS encoding Bax inhibitor-1/YccA family membrane protein, producing the protein MNEQVQRGGIGTAQRGGQGGFGQQGQQGGYQGFAQGQQFAQQAAFRQGYEQDYQQQAPAGERPMTIDDVVTKSAMTLGIIVALGAVAFFLSQNNPGLAIPFLLVGGIGGFITVLVATFGKKMGSAPVTLIYAAFEGLFVGAFSLVIPSAYGVAGASIPTLVFQAIIASIAVFAGMLFVYKTGAIRVTPRFTRFMTAAIIGVALMALINFVAAMFFDFNPLRDGGPIAIIFSLVCIGLAAFSFLMDFDNADKLVRAGAPAKMAWGVALGLAVTIVWLYTEILRLLAIFNND